One Gemmatimonadota bacterium genomic window, TCGTGGTATCCACATCCATTCGCAAAACGCGCACACCGGGAAACTGCGCTTCGAGAGTCTCTTCAACGCGCTGTGTCCCCACGCCTAACAAATGAAAATTACTGCTGTTACACGACGGGCACGCCGAGGGCGATGGCTCAATATAACCGCAATAATGGCAAAGCATCAGGCGTCGAGTAGCGTGATAAGTCAGGGTAACCTGGCAGTGATCGCACTGGATACTTTGCCCGCAGTCCGCGCATTGAACCGCAGGTGCGTACCCGCGCCTGTTTTGAAGTAAAATGGTGCGTTCGCCCTTTTCAATGCGTTCGCGCACCTTCTCTCGCAACGGACGAGAAAACAAACTACCACCTTCGCGTCGCATATCCACGAGTGTAACAGTGGGCAATGGACGGTTATCGATGCGCTCTGGCAATATGAGAGCGTTGAATTTTTGCGTCTGTGCATTGTGATGCGACTCGAGAGAAGGAGTTGCCGATCCCAGCACAATGGGCAGATTTTGCAGATGCGCGCGCATCACAGCGACATCCCGCGCATTGTAGCGAGGTGCGGGATCGTCTTGTTTGTACGAACCATCGTGTTCTTCGTCAATGATGATAAGACCCAGATTTTCAACAGGTGCAAAAATAGCTGAGCGCGCACCAATAACAACGGCGCGTCTTCCCCTGCGGACCTCGCGCCAGGCATCGTAGCGTTCTCCGGGAGACAATGCACTGTGTAACACCGCGACGCGATCGCCAAAATGGACGCGAAAGCGACGGACGGTTTGTGGCGTCAGAGTGATTTCCGGCACCAGAACAATCGCGCCTTTTCCCAATGAGAGTGCGTGTGCAACCGCCCGAATATAAACCAGTGTTTTGCCGCTGCCAGTCACCCCCCGCAAAAGGTGAACCCGAAAGGCATTTTCATCAATGCTTTGCCCAATCGCCTGGATAGCCCGTGCTTGATGGGACGTAAGCGTTACATCCTCAGGCGGAGGAAGATCGACATCGGCATAAGGATCGCGCACCACTTCCCGGTCAATAAAACATATCAAATTGCGCTTGACCATTTCTCTCAGTACACCCGACGAAATCCCTTCTGCGGATAGTTGTGCGGTCAACAAAGGACGATTTGCCGAACGCAGAAGGCGAATACACTGCGCCTGGCGGGGAGCGCGTTTTTCAAGTGTGGGCAATTCCAGGTCAAACCAGCGCGGGTCATCGGGCACAAGAGCCACCGTGCGCTCGGTTTTTGTTCTCACTTTTGGTGCTGACATCTTTTGAAACGCGACCAGAACACCACGCCTCAAAAGGCCAGATATCGCGGACTGGACGCCCTGTTTTCCAAGTCGTTTTTGAAGTTGTCGCATCGATGCCGAACCGAATTCGCCCAAAGCCGCGACGACCTCGCGCTGACGCGGGGAAAGCAGGCGGCTGATCGCATCGTCAAAATTTTTATCAAGGGCAAAATGTTGCCCACTATCCAGATGAATGCCCGAGGGAAGAGCCGCAGAGATGACCTCCGAGAGACTGCACAGATAATACGAGGCCATCCACTTGCACAATTCGAGCATCGGCTGTGTCACAAGAGGATGTGAATCCAGAATTTGGGCAATGGTCTTGACGCGATGGGAGGGCAGATCACACGTTTTGCAAAAGCCGACGACAATGCCCGTGACCCAGCGTTCTCCAAAAGGAACAAGAACGCGGTAACCCGTTTGCAGATCGTCCTGGAGATCGTCGGGAATGCGATAGGTGAATGTGTCGAGAGACGTGCCCAGAGGAACGATTAGTGCGAAAGAATGCGCCATGGAAACTATTGGTCTGCCTACGGGGCAGAGGGCGTGTCGCCGAGTTCTTCAACTTTGACGAGGGTGCGGAAAATAGTCAGACGAAGGCCACGATCAGGTGGGCTGGCAAATTCGAGAGGCTGATCCTGCAGTGAAAAC contains:
- the priA gene encoding primosomal protein N', which produces MAHSFALIVPLGTSLDTFTYRIPDDLQDDLQTGYRVLVPFGERWVTGIVVGFCKTCDLPSHRVKTIAQILDSHPLVTQPMLELCKWMASYYLCSLSEVISAALPSGIHLDSGQHFALDKNFDDAISRLLSPRQREVVAALGEFGSASMRQLQKRLGKQGVQSAISGLLRRGVLVAFQKMSAPKVRTKTERTVALVPDDPRWFDLELPTLEKRAPRQAQCIRLLRSANRPLLTAQLSAEGISSGVLREMVKRNLICFIDREVVRDPYADVDLPPPEDVTLTSHQARAIQAIGQSIDENAFRVHLLRGVTGSGKTLVYIRAVAHALSLGKGAIVLVPEITLTPQTVRRFRVHFGDRVAVLHSALSPGERYDAWREVRRGRRAVVIGARSAIFAPVENLGLIIIDEEHDGSYKQDDPAPRYNARDVAVMRAHLQNLPIVLGSATPSLESHHNAQTQKFNALILPERIDNRPLPTVTLVDMRREGGSLFSRPLREKVRERIEKGERTILLQNRRGYAPAVQCADCGQSIQCDHCQVTLTYHATRRLMLCHYCGYIEPSPSACPSCNSSNFHLLGVGTQRVEETLEAQFPGVRVLRMDVDTTSRKGAHDRILSRFSRGEADILLGTQMIAKGLDFPGVTLVGVISADTSIHLPDFRASERTFQLLTQVSGRAGRGEIPGEVVIQTYMPDGEAVQCAQFHDFETFAQRELSARQSLGYPPFGRVVLLLFKGKDEHDVTHAAGMIAQALREQTSPDVEILGPVQAPLARIQGTYRWQVLLKSDSHSHLNAAARNAATQFAPNKRRSRGVTLAINVDPMSML